A window of the Euzebya pacifica genome harbors these coding sequences:
- a CDS encoding ABC transporter ATP-binding protein — MGTAIRTEGLTKVYGRLRALDDLDLEVPEGVVFGYLGPNGSGKSTTIRMLVGLLRPTAGRATVLGHDVVDDRLAVQSLVGYLPGDFTAPPRLTGSEYLRYLTGLRRTHAMPEAELLAKRLGLDLDRRIGELSHGNRQKVGLVQAFMHHPPVLVLDEPTSGLDPLVQREFLAMVREARDAGTTVLLSSHVLSEVEAVADVVAILREGCLVAVESTEDLRHRARRHVDLTFADSPPATELAAVPGVQAVTVLGHTASVLVEGSMRELWQAAAPHGIEDVTSHEADLEEIFLTYYSGEGQP; from the coding sequence ATGGGCACCGCCATCCGCACCGAGGGCCTGACCAAGGTCTACGGACGGCTGCGTGCCCTCGACGACCTGGACCTCGAGGTCCCCGAGGGTGTGGTGTTCGGCTACCTCGGCCCCAACGGGTCGGGCAAGTCGACCACCATCCGGATGCTCGTCGGCCTGCTCCGCCCCACCGCCGGCCGTGCCACCGTGCTCGGCCACGACGTCGTCGACGACCGCCTGGCCGTGCAGTCGCTCGTCGGGTACCTGCCCGGCGACTTCACCGCCCCTCCCCGCCTGACCGGTAGCGAGTACCTCCGGTACCTGACCGGCCTGCGACGAACACACGCCATGCCCGAGGCCGAGCTCCTGGCAAAGCGGCTCGGCCTGGACCTCGACCGGCGCATCGGTGAGCTGTCCCACGGCAATCGGCAGAAGGTCGGGTTGGTCCAGGCGTTCATGCACCATCCGCCGGTGCTCGTCCTCGACGAACCAACCTCCGGCCTGGACCCACTCGTCCAGCGGGAGTTCCTCGCCATGGTCCGTGAGGCCCGCGACGCCGGCACGACCGTCCTCCTGTCCTCCCATGTCCTGTCGGAGGTCGAGGCCGTCGCCGACGTCGTCGCCATCCTCCGGGAGGGCTGCTTGGTCGCCGTGGAGTCCACCGAGGACCTGCGCCATCGGGCACGTCGACACGTCGACCTCACCTTCGCCGACAGCCCACCGGCGACCGAGCTGGCCGCCGTCCCCGGCGTGCAGGCGGTGACGGTCCTCGGCCACACCGCATCGGTCCTCGTGGAGGGGTCGATGCGCGAGCTGTGGCAGGCCGCCGCGCCGCACGGCATCGAGGACGTCACCAGCCACGAGGCCGACCTCGAGGAGATCTTCCTCACCTACTACTCGGGGGAGGGGCAGCCATGA
- a CDS encoding ABC transporter permease subunit, whose product MTVVLLRTLRDLRRGLIGWTLGVVSLVAVMAWVWPSMQDIPDLDALLANYPEPMRELFNIDAFSTGAGFFNAELFSLVVPILFAIFGISRGARLLAGQEEAGHLEVTLAQPVPRWRVLAGHALALAAAMTVLGTALLASLAVANVVVDVGLGLADMTAASVSMVLFGIEFGLIALAVGAATGRRGLAMAVASVAAIAAYLLYALSKLVDPLDGWEVISPVQHALRDGPLGTGWSPGSLLAMAAVALSVTLLAMPMLHRRDIHG is encoded by the coding sequence ATGACCGTCGTCCTCCTCCGCACCCTCCGGGACCTCCGCCGAGGCCTGATCGGCTGGACCCTCGGCGTTGTCTCCCTCGTCGCCGTGATGGCGTGGGTGTGGCCATCGATGCAGGACATCCCCGACCTGGACGCCCTGCTGGCCAACTACCCCGAGCCGATGCGCGAGCTGTTCAACATCGACGCGTTCTCCACCGGTGCGGGGTTCTTCAACGCCGAGCTGTTCAGCCTCGTGGTTCCCATCCTGTTCGCCATCTTCGGGATCTCCCGCGGCGCTCGGTTACTCGCCGGGCAGGAGGAGGCCGGCCACCTCGAGGTCACCCTCGCCCAGCCCGTCCCCCGCTGGCGGGTCCTCGCCGGCCACGCCCTGGCCCTCGCAGCAGCCATGACCGTCCTCGGCACGGCGTTGCTGGCAAGCCTGGCGGTGGCCAACGTCGTCGTCGACGTCGGCCTCGGGCTCGCCGACATGACCGCGGCCTCGGTCTCGATGGTGCTGTTCGGCATCGAGTTCGGCCTGATCGCCCTGGCGGTCGGTGCCGCCACGGGTCGGCGGGGCCTGGCCATGGCGGTCGCGTCGGTCGCGGCCATCGCGGCGTACCTGCTGTACGCGCTCAGCAAGCTGGTCGACCCCCTCGACGGCTGGGAGGTCATCTCCCCGGTCCAGCACGCCCTGCGCGACGGCCCGCTCGGCACCGGCTGGTCGCCCGGCTCGCTGCTGGCCATGGCCGCCGTGGCCCTCTCGGTGACCCTGCTGGCCATGCCGATGCTCCACCGCCGGGACATCCACGGATGA
- a CDS encoding sensor domain-containing diguanylate cyclase — MTTNTATLPVLSPLMGFDEASAIVVDFLKEHIPLGYWAVTRYDGYRQLYLEVRDDVYGVGPGDSHAWDDSFCVHMLAGDGPQIAPDAMAVPAYRAAPVGKAIDIGAYVGIPIVHGSGEVFGTLCGLDPAAQPDELEENAALLALLSNLLTMILDVDLARSEEARKRERAEIAADTDVLTGLLNRRGWERAMSLEEDRFRRFGHPGSVIVIDLDRLKVINDTLGHQAGDDYIRRAGQTLTGCLSREDYIARLGGDEFAIMATDATPEESAAIVDRIYAEFAAAGVAGSIGCAPYTIVAGFPGAFDAADKAMYEEKRRRRASEG; from the coding sequence GTGACGACGAACACCGCGACGCTGCCAGTACTCAGTCCGTTGATGGGTTTCGACGAGGCCTCGGCCATCGTCGTGGACTTCCTCAAGGAACACATCCCGCTGGGCTACTGGGCGGTCACCCGCTACGACGGGTACCGCCAGCTGTACCTCGAGGTGCGCGACGACGTGTACGGCGTCGGTCCGGGCGACTCCCACGCGTGGGACGACTCGTTCTGCGTGCACATGCTCGCGGGAGACGGCCCCCAGATCGCGCCCGACGCCATGGCGGTGCCGGCCTACCGGGCTGCTCCCGTGGGGAAGGCCATCGATATCGGCGCTTACGTCGGCATCCCGATCGTGCACGGCAGCGGTGAGGTGTTCGGCACGCTCTGCGGTCTCGACCCCGCGGCCCAGCCGGACGAGCTGGAGGAAAACGCGGCGCTCCTCGCCCTCCTGTCCAACCTGCTGACGATGATCCTCGACGTCGACCTGGCCCGTAGCGAGGAGGCGCGCAAGCGCGAACGGGCCGAGATCGCCGCGGACACCGACGTGCTGACCGGCCTGCTCAACCGACGTGGCTGGGAACGAGCCATGTCGCTGGAGGAGGACCGGTTCCGTCGCTTCGGCCACCCGGGATCGGTGATCGTGATCGACCTCGACCGGCTGAAGGTGATCAACGACACCCTGGGCCACCAGGCCGGCGACGACTACATACGTCGCGCCGGGCAGACACTGACGGGCTGCCTGTCACGCGAGGACTACATCGCCCGGCTCGGCGGCGACGAGTTCGCCATCATGGCGACCGACGCCACGCCCGAGGAGTCCGCGGCCATCGTCGACCGGATCTACGCCGAGTTCGCGGCGGCAGGGGTTGCGGGCTCGATCGGCTGTGCGCCCTACACCATCGTTGCGGGCTTCCCCGGGGCGTTCGACGCCGCGGACAAGGCCATGTACGAGGAGAAGCGGCGCCGCCGCGCATCCGAGGGCTGA